A portion of the Fulvia fulva chromosome 1, complete sequence genome contains these proteins:
- a CDS encoding Peptidyl-prolyl cis-trans isomerase PIN4, which produces MAPKGKDKAKGKDAGEDKAKKGKKDGYQQINTRHILCAKHSKKEEALAKLNEGFKFDDVAREFSEDKARAGGALGWKLKDQLLSEFWEAAITLQPSTTAKPSWTECKTTEGYHIIMLEGGK; this is translated from the exons ATGGCGCCAAAAGGTAAAGACAAGGCCAAAGGCAAGGACGCTGGCGAAGACAAGGCCAAGAAAGGAAAGAAAGATGGCTATCAACAAATCAATACTCGCCACATCCTCTGCGCCAAGCACTCGAAGAAGGAAGAGGCTCTAGCGAAGCTCAACGAAGGCTTCAAATTCGATGATGTGGCTCGGGAATTCTCCGAGGACAAGGCCAGAGCTGGAG GCGCGCTGGGATGGAAATTGAAGGATCAGCTTTTGAGCGAGTTCTGGGAGGCCGCGATAACGCTTCAACCATCGACAACAGCCAAGCCCAGTTGGACAGAGTGCAAGACTACAGAGGGCTATCACATCATTATGCTGGAAGGAGGAAAGTGA